In the genome of Pseudomonas protegens, one region contains:
- a CDS encoding acyltransferase family protein → MINRNNSFDLIRHLAALAVLISHHYVLSGLKEPNIQDFTSPGQLAVIFFFSISGFLITQSFVHSTSFYSYIKKRIARIFPALIGCSFIMVYIASSIFGKNNGWDYLISIEALTDFLKISALGRANIENITSNFIFSDSFNGSLWTLKIEFTFYIILALALRTLPGVTMPLIMTLAFCIMAYTASNSTHPLAPKLLIYSSVGIAFFFGSTLHYYKNIFSSKKTKIYLCLFSIALIASTLKTEFSSIFSNIGFSLLILSVGTLYTDRIIKSKFDISYGMYLYAFPVQQLLINATELGFYSSLFLSIIAVIILATCSWLFIEKPALNFVHMKARTKSNPPVTR, encoded by the coding sequence GTGATCAACCGAAACAACTCATTCGATCTGATAAGGCATTTGGCAGCATTGGCAGTATTGATCAGCCATCATTATGTTCTTTCAGGGTTGAAAGAACCTAATATTCAAGACTTCACATCACCAGGCCAACTTGCCGTCATATTTTTCTTTTCAATTTCCGGATTCTTGATCACCCAAAGTTTTGTACACAGTACCAGTTTTTATAGCTACATCAAAAAAAGAATAGCTCGTATATTTCCTGCATTAATAGGCTGTTCATTTATCATGGTTTATATAGCCAGCAGCATATTCGGAAAAAATAACGGATGGGATTACCTAATAAGCATCGAGGCATTGACTGACTTCTTGAAAATCTCAGCACTTGGTCGTGCAAACATAGAAAACATCACTAGCAATTTTATATTCAGTGACTCATTTAACGGCAGCCTATGGACTCTAAAAATTGAATTTACCTTCTATATCATACTAGCACTTGCACTGAGAACTCTTCCTGGGGTGACAATGCCACTTATTATGACACTCGCCTTCTGCATAATGGCCTATACTGCCTCCAACTCGACACACCCGCTTGCACCAAAATTACTTATTTACTCATCGGTCGGCATTGCTTTTTTTTTCGGCTCGACACTGCACTACTATAAAAATATATTTTCCAGTAAAAAAACAAAAATTTATCTTTGTCTTTTCTCAATAGCACTTATTGCAAGCACATTAAAAACCGAGTTTTCCTCCATATTCAGCAATATTGGATTTAGCCTTCTTATTCTATCAGTCGGAACACTTTATACAGATAGAATCATAAAATCAAAATTCGATATTTCTTATGGCATGTATCTTTATGCGTTCCCCGTCCAACAGTTACTAATAAACGCCACAGAGCTTGGTTTTTACAGCTCTTTGTTTTTATCTATTATTGCAGTAATCATTCTAGCGACGTGCTCGTGGCTATTTATTGAGAAGCCTGCTTTGAATTTTGTACATATGAAAGCTCGCACAAAGTCAAACCCACCTGTGACACGCTGA
- a CDS encoding TonB-dependent siderophore receptor: protein MPAHFRLTPLSLGLCTLLTAGFACAASTTLPTTSISAEAEADPDDPRVKEVSTATRTATAARYVPQAIDTIKTANVLDYGVNDLGNALSGIPNVSSGADTRFDSLRIRGFDASNDFYLDGIRDDSQYVRDLHNIERIEVLKGPAAVLYGRGSQGGIVNRVSKLPEFGRRSSVEVQGGSQDLRSLYADLSTDPTENLSLRLNLGNEDRNSFRNGVSGNRQLFAPSMSWQLTPDLNWLVQYEYSRYNRTPDRGITSLNGRPANVGRETTYGDHRDYIDDKAQSLRSKLSYELSDSWQLRHTLGVFKLDSDFDNTYQTGYNASTGKVQRQRWQQDLKTRNVYNNSELEGRFDTFGLEHRLLTGLEFGSQRRDPILYNAATSGPGSQAVPEVDLYTPNPYQSHTGRMQVSSNNHTEVESRALYVQDQLRLNDQWQLLAGLRYDNFEVQTTNRRTGVSDSRASHSVSPRLGVVWTPLEHHSFYASWSKSFAPVGGGLIGITPNAPGNGNDLSPELTRQKEVGVKSDWLDERLSTTLAVYELELYNRRTTDPLDRNIILMTGLQRSRGIELTASGKLVGNWYLRGGIGLQDAVVVKDNNGFEDKRVNNVAKRNGSLFITWKPELGWYAETGLTLVGDRYADSSNTVVLPGYGRWDALAGYRHKDWDVRAALNNIADREYYSSATSAFQIQPGDPRSLVVTGNYRF from the coding sequence ATGCCTGCCCATTTCCGCCTTACGCCCCTGTCCCTGGGACTCTGCACCCTGCTGACCGCCGGTTTTGCCTGCGCCGCCAGCACCACCCTGCCAACCACCTCCATCAGCGCCGAAGCCGAGGCCGATCCCGACGATCCCCGGGTCAAGGAAGTCAGCACCGCCACCCGCACCGCCACCGCCGCGCGCTACGTGCCCCAGGCCATCGACACGATCAAGACCGCCAATGTGCTGGACTACGGCGTCAATGATCTGGGCAACGCCCTGAGCGGCATTCCCAACGTCAGCAGCGGCGCCGACACGCGCTTCGACAGCCTGCGAATTCGCGGTTTCGACGCCAGCAACGACTTCTACCTGGACGGCATCCGCGACGACAGCCAGTACGTGCGCGACCTGCACAACATCGAGCGCATCGAAGTGCTCAAGGGCCCGGCGGCGGTGCTCTACGGCCGTGGCAGCCAGGGTGGCATCGTCAACCGGGTGAGCAAGCTGCCGGAGTTCGGTCGCCGTTCCAGCGTCGAAGTCCAGGGCGGCAGCCAGGACCTGCGCAGCCTGTATGCCGACCTCAGCACCGATCCCACCGAGAACCTCAGCCTGCGCCTGAACCTGGGCAACGAGGACCGCAACAGCTTCCGCAATGGCGTCAGCGGCAACCGCCAGCTGTTCGCGCCATCCATGAGCTGGCAATTGACCCCGGATCTGAACTGGCTGGTGCAATACGAATACAGCCGCTACAACCGCACCCCGGACCGCGGCATCACCAGCCTCAACGGCCGCCCGGCGAACGTCGGCCGGGAAACCACCTACGGCGACCACCGCGACTACATCGATGACAAGGCCCAATCCCTGCGCTCCAAATTGAGCTACGAGCTGAGCGATAGCTGGCAGCTGCGCCACACCTTGGGGGTGTTCAAGCTCGACAGCGATTTCGACAACACCTACCAGACCGGCTACAACGCCAGCACCGGCAAGGTGCAACGCCAACGCTGGCAGCAGGATCTGAAGACCCGCAACGTCTACAACAACAGCGAGCTGGAGGGTCGTTTCGACACCTTCGGCCTGGAACACCGCCTGCTCACCGGCCTGGAATTCGGCAGCCAGCGCCGCGACCCGATCCTCTACAACGCTGCCACCTCGGGCCCCGGCAGCCAGGCAGTGCCTGAAGTGGACCTGTACACTCCCAATCCATACCAGAGCCACACCGGGCGCATGCAGGTTTCCAGCAACAACCACACCGAAGTGGAAAGCCGGGCGCTCTACGTGCAGGACCAACTGCGCCTGAACGATCAGTGGCAACTGCTGGCCGGTCTGCGTTACGACAACTTCGAAGTGCAGACCACCAACCGCCGCACCGGGGTATCCGACAGTCGCGCCAGCCACAGCGTCAGCCCGCGCCTGGGGGTGGTCTGGACACCGCTGGAGCACCACTCGTTCTATGCCTCCTGGAGCAAGTCGTTCGCACCGGTGGGCGGCGGCCTGATCGGCATCACCCCGAACGCCCCGGGCAACGGCAATGACCTGAGCCCGGAACTGACCCGACAGAAGGAAGTCGGGGTCAAGAGCGACTGGCTGGACGAGCGCCTGAGCACCACCCTGGCGGTGTACGAGCTGGAACTCTACAACCGCCGCACCACCGATCCGCTGGACCGCAACATCATCCTCATGACCGGCCTGCAACGCTCCCGGGGTATCGAGTTGACCGCCAGCGGCAAGCTCGTCGGCAACTGGTACCTGCGTGGCGGCATCGGCCTGCAGGACGCGGTGGTGGTCAAGGACAACAACGGCTTCGAAGACAAGCGGGTGAACAACGTGGCCAAGCGCAATGGCAGCCTGTTCATCACCTGGAAACCGGAGCTGGGCTGGTACGCCGAAACCGGCCTGACCCTGGTGGGCGACCGTTACGCCGACAGCAGCAACACCGTGGTGCTGCCGGGCTATGGCCGCTGGGATGCCCTGGCCGGCTACAGGCACAAGGACTGGGACGTGCGCGCGGCGCTGAACAACATCGCCGACCGCGAGTACTACAGCTCGGCCACCAGCGCCTTCCAGATCCAGCCAGGAGATCCGCGCAGCCTGGTGGTCACCGGCAACTACCGCTTCTAA
- a CDS encoding lysozyme inhibitor LprI family protein has protein sequence MKFPLLSLVTMGLALTAYMPQVQAAGFDCTKASTLVEKTVCATPTLSAQDDELNRRYKTLKHLQVFRLLQAQWLREVRDTCIDSDCLESAYRAQVKMLTLLPIPPAPAKDELLPMDPTRQYRLQDPDDWQRFTLARFTAAPPQGDQQIVDAQVLDGVLHVVLFVGRYQKGQEGYVGTLYEYADDQPGLHPIARDIGFVGWASPGANDQGQRFAGIVDGVFYYRQRSGGELQQGMRYRLGSRSAPEASQQVFQSLSNTLRHARARVGQDLNLENYSLSLDYDRQSNNTYTENVTEHNDVEAGWSIVNPTWSETRPVLYFDNEGPRACIWRVDVQYKVLSKIVPEHEAISARPVDIHGREAVVYLEGDQLKFAINPDD, from the coding sequence ATGAAGTTTCCTCTGCTGTCGCTTGTCACCATGGGCCTGGCCCTGACGGCATACATGCCTCAGGTGCAGGCCGCCGGTTTCGACTGCACCAAGGCCTCGACCCTGGTGGAAAAAACCGTCTGCGCCACGCCGACCCTGTCCGCCCAGGACGATGAGTTGAACCGCCGCTACAAGACGCTCAAGCACCTGCAGGTGTTTCGCTTGTTGCAGGCCCAGTGGTTGCGGGAAGTGCGCGACACCTGCATCGACAGTGACTGCCTGGAGTCGGCCTATCGGGCCCAGGTGAAAATGCTCACGCTGTTGCCTATCCCTCCGGCACCCGCCAAGGACGAGCTGCTGCCCATGGACCCCACCCGTCAGTACCGCCTGCAGGACCCTGACGACTGGCAGCGTTTTACCCTGGCCAGATTCACCGCCGCCCCTCCTCAGGGCGATCAGCAGATCGTCGACGCCCAGGTGCTGGATGGCGTGCTGCATGTGGTGCTGTTCGTCGGTCGGTACCAGAAGGGGCAGGAAGGCTATGTCGGCACCCTCTACGAATACGCCGATGACCAGCCTGGCCTGCACCCCATCGCCCGGGATATCGGCTTTGTCGGCTGGGCCTCGCCCGGGGCCAACGATCAGGGGCAGCGCTTCGCCGGGATCGTCGACGGGGTGTTCTACTACCGCCAGCGCAGCGGCGGCGAGTTGCAGCAGGGCATGCGCTATCGCCTGGGCTCGCGCAGTGCTCCCGAAGCCAGCCAGCAGGTGTTCCAGTCGCTCTCCAACACCCTGCGCCATGCCCGGGCGCGGGTCGGCCAAGACCTCAATCTGGAGAACTACAGCCTGTCCCTGGATTACGACCGGCAGAGCAACAACACCTACACCGAGAACGTCACCGAGCACAACGACGTCGAAGCCGGCTGGAGCATCGTCAATCCCACCTGGAGCGAAACCCGCCCGGTGCTGTACTTCGATAACGAAGGGCCGCGGGCCTGTATCTGGCGGGTCGACGTGCAGTACAAGGTGCTGTCCAAGATCGTCCCGGAGCATGAGGCGATTTCAGCCCGCCCTGTGGATATCCATGGCCGTGAGGCGGTGGTGTACCTGGAAGGCGATCAGCTGAAGTTCGCGATCAATCCGGATGACTGA
- a CDS encoding nuclear transport factor 2 family protein, whose product MDNLALIKSTYEGANSQENARNTAAALAPDARWTEAAGFPYAGTYVGFEAVLEHVFKRLGSEWHDFTFKVENYVAQGDKVFAYGNYQGIYKASGKPIDVRVAHLWTLKNGKVTHFEQFVDSHSVQLAML is encoded by the coding sequence ATGGATAACCTCGCGTTGATCAAGAGCACCTACGAAGGTGCCAACTCCCAGGAAAATGCGCGCAACACCGCCGCGGCCCTGGCCCCTGATGCACGTTGGACTGAAGCGGCGGGCTTTCCCTATGCCGGCACCTACGTCGGCTTCGAGGCGGTGCTGGAGCATGTTTTCAAGCGCCTGGGCTCGGAGTGGCATGACTTCACCTTCAAGGTGGAAAACTACGTGGCCCAGGGCGACAAGGTCTTCGCCTATGGCAACTACCAAGGCATCTACAAGGCCTCGGGCAAGCCGATCGATGTGCGAGTGGCCCACTTGTGGACCCTCAAAAACGGCAAAGTCACCCACTTCGAACAATTTGTCGACAGCCATAGCGTGCAGCTGGCAATGCTCTAG
- a CDS encoding amidase encodes MQLRNIASLALLSLLGACSVKPVLPYSEPPLSVPTAQLRVITNGEVRGEAYAGCLGDSKRLAKAGRFGSNQQANINYPQFPLQPRQIDMLPRFAPKLPAYIGSIRMGEGAYHEIVTEYRVPAGRPFLLEGGGVSAAGSGSSYRTCPEVKKVVVFEPGKSYEAYVGLNYVPQASGETAAMCAFAVYQLLPLGKPGAVMPLAVQAKPPVDRKCPGN; translated from the coding sequence ATGCAACTCAGAAATATCGCTTCGCTGGCGCTGTTGTCGTTACTTGGTGCCTGTAGCGTCAAGCCGGTGCTGCCCTACTCGGAACCGCCCCTGAGCGTGCCGACCGCGCAGTTGCGGGTGATCACCAACGGTGAAGTGCGTGGGGAGGCTTATGCCGGTTGTCTGGGGGACAGCAAGCGCCTGGCCAAGGCCGGGCGGTTTGGCAGCAATCAGCAAGCCAATATCAATTACCCGCAGTTTCCACTGCAGCCGCGGCAGATCGACATGCTGCCGCGCTTTGCGCCGAAGCTGCCGGCCTACATCGGCTCGATCCGCATGGGCGAGGGCGCGTACCACGAGATTGTCACTGAGTATCGGGTGCCGGCGGGGCGGCCTTTTTTGCTGGAAGGGGGCGGGGTGTCGGCCGCGGGATCCGGCAGCAGCTATCGCACCTGTCCCGAGGTGAAGAAGGTGGTGGTGTTCGAGCCCGGCAAGAGTTACGAAGCCTACGTCGGCCTGAACTACGTTCCTCAGGCCAGTGGCGAAACTGCAGCGATGTGTGCCTTTGCGGTGTACCAGCTGTTGCCGCTTGGCAAGCCGGGGGCGGTGATGCCGCTGGCGGTTCAGGCCAAGCCGCCGGTGGACCGAAAGTGTCCGGGTAACTGA
- a CDS encoding OprD family porin, whose amino-acid sequence MLKQRICLIALGILSATQAMADGQADAKGFVEDSSLKVLLRNAYIDRDKKDGNRDQSEWGQAAIGTFSSGFTQGTVGVGVDAFGLYALRLDKGSHSGGQGIDFFKRSENGNQTPAGDLAKAGAAVKFRLSNTVLTYGDQMPSLPVLNYDNARLLPESYTGTLITSKEIKGLELNAGRFTAESRKSAEGRDSGGLKSINVLGGSYQFTEQFKGALYASDVEDVLKKQYVNLNYVFPLATDRSLTLDFNGYQTKLDKAYAKDAGAGGQDNKIWSLAATYAMGPHSFTLAHQRSTGDSHLGYAYGGYQRGQNRVGDGGGTIYLANSYWSDFNAEDERSWQLGYGLDFGAFGVPGLTYNVAYVRGDNITTSTSTGGTEREIFNQLKYVVQSGPAKDLSVKVRSSILRVSQKSSEYNDSGNELRVFVDYPINVF is encoded by the coding sequence ATGTTGAAACAGCGGATCTGCTTGATTGCACTGGGGATTTTGAGCGCTACACAAGCCATGGCCGACGGCCAGGCCGATGCCAAGGGTTTTGTTGAAGACAGCAGCCTGAAAGTGCTGCTGCGCAACGCCTACATCGATCGCGACAAGAAAGACGGTAACCGTGACCAGAGCGAGTGGGGCCAGGCGGCCATCGGCACCTTCTCTTCGGGCTTCACCCAAGGCACCGTGGGTGTCGGCGTGGACGCCTTCGGTCTGTATGCGCTGCGCCTGGACAAAGGCAGCCACAGCGGGGGCCAGGGCATCGACTTCTTCAAGCGCAGTGAGAACGGCAACCAGACCCCAGCGGGCGACCTGGCCAAGGCCGGCGCCGCGGTCAAGTTCCGCCTGTCCAACACCGTGCTGACCTACGGTGACCAGATGCCGTCCCTGCCGGTCCTGAACTACGACAACGCGCGCCTGCTGCCGGAAAGCTACACCGGCACCCTGATCACCTCCAAGGAGATCAAGGGCCTGGAGCTGAACGCCGGTCGCTTCACCGCCGAATCGCGCAAGAGCGCCGAAGGCCGTGACAGCGGTGGCCTGAAGTCGATCAACGTATTGGGCGGTAGCTACCAGTTCACCGAGCAGTTCAAGGGCGCGCTGTACGCTTCCGACGTCGAAGACGTGCTGAAGAAGCAATACGTCAACCTGAACTACGTGTTCCCGCTGGCCACCGACCGCTCCCTGACCCTGGACTTCAACGGCTACCAGACCAAGCTGGACAAGGCCTACGCTAAAGACGCCGGCGCCGGTGGCCAGGACAACAAGATCTGGAGCCTGGCAGCCACCTACGCCATGGGCCCGCACTCGTTCACCCTGGCGCACCAGCGCAGCACCGGCGACAGCCACCTGGGCTATGCCTACGGCGGCTACCAGCGTGGTCAGAACCGCGTGGGCGATGGCGGTGGCACCATCTACCTGGCCAACTCCTACTGGTCCGACTTCAACGCCGAAGACGAGCGTAGCTGGCAACTGGGTTACGGTCTGGACTTCGGCGCCTTCGGCGTACCGGGCCTGACCTACAACGTGGCCTACGTGCGTGGCGACAACATCACCACCTCGACCTCCACCGGCGGCACCGAGCGGGAAATCTTCAACCAGCTCAAGTACGTGGTGCAGAGCGGTCCGGCCAAGGACTTGAGCGTCAAGGTTCGCAGCTCGATCCTGCGTGTGTCGCAGAAATCCAGCGAGTACAACGACAGCGGCAACGAACTGCGGGTGTTCGTCGACTACCCGATCAACGTGTTCTGA
- a CDS encoding DsbA family protein, producing the protein MSSATLHYIYDPLCGWCYGAKPLVQAARAVLPVQAHGGGMMTGRNRQPVSPQLRDYVMPHDRRIAEYTGQPFGQAYFEGLLRDHSAVFDSAPPIAAVLAAEALGGRGLELLGRLQTAHYLEGRRIADREVLLELAQGLGLAVEAFAPALDRATATELDEHIKASRALLAKVGGQGFPTLALERDGRYQLLDISPWLGKPEAFAHWLQTSLGAGSGPQDGALHAFGLDGCAL; encoded by the coding sequence ATGTCCTCGGCCACCCTTCACTACATCTATGACCCGTTGTGCGGCTGGTGCTACGGCGCCAAGCCGCTGGTGCAGGCAGCCCGCGCGGTATTGCCGGTACAGGCCCATGGAGGCGGCATGATGACCGGCCGCAACCGCCAGCCGGTGTCGCCACAGCTGCGTGATTACGTCATGCCCCATGACCGGCGCATCGCCGAGTACACCGGGCAGCCTTTCGGCCAGGCCTATTTCGAAGGCCTGCTGCGCGACCATTCGGCGGTTTTCGATTCGGCGCCGCCGATTGCCGCGGTACTGGCGGCCGAGGCCCTGGGTGGACGCGGACTGGAGTTGCTGGGGCGCCTGCAGACCGCCCATTACCTGGAAGGCCGGCGGATTGCCGATCGCGAGGTCCTGCTGGAACTGGCGCAGGGCCTGGGCTTGGCTGTCGAGGCATTCGCCCCGGCTCTCGATCGGGCCACGGCCACTGAGCTGGATGAGCACATAAAGGCCAGTCGCGCGCTGCTGGCCAAAGTCGGCGGTCAGGGTTTCCCGACCCTGGCGCTGGAGCGCGATGGCCGCTATCAGTTGCTCGATATCAGCCCCTGGCTGGGCAAGCCCGAGGCGTTCGCCCACTGGCTGCAAACCTCCCTGGGCGCTGGTTCCGGCCCGCAAGACGGCGCGCTCCACGCCTTTGGCCTGGACGGTTGCGCGCTCTGA
- the fdhF gene encoding formate dehydrogenase subunit alpha, whose translation MISIFDPATDIDLNAVDFGTPARDSQVQVSLNIDGRSISVPQGTSVMRAAALLGTTIPKLCATDSLEAFGSCRMCLVEIDGMRGYPASCTTPVSEGMVVHTQTPKLATLRRNVMELYISDHPLDCLTCSANGNCELQTVAGQVGLREVRYGYDGANHLDEQKDTSNPYFDYDPSKCIVCNRCVRACEETQGTFALTISGRGFESRVAAAGGDNFLDSECVSCGACVQACPTATLMEKSVVQMGQPERAVITTCAYCGVGCSFRAEMKGDQLVRMVPDKNGQANHGHSCVKGRFAWGYATHPDRITKPMIRKHISDPWQEVSWDEAVTYAASELRRIQLKYGRDSIGGITSSRCTNEETYLVQKLVRAAFGNNNVDTCARVCHSPTGYGLKQTLGESAGTQSFDSVMQADVILVMGANPSDAHPVFGSQLKRRLREGAKLIVIDPRRIDLVDSVHARAELHLALRPGTNVAMLNALAHVIVTEGLVNQAFVDARCEPEAFAQWSAFVSRADNSPEVLGAICGVPAADIRAAARLYATGGNAAIYYGLGVTEHSQGSTAVMGIANLAMATGNIGREGVGVNPLRGQNNVQGSCDMGSFPHELPGYRHISNQAVRQEFEQAWNVTLQADPGLRIPNMFEAALGGSFKGLYCQGEDIAQSDPNTQHVTAALSAMECVVVQDIFLNETAKFAHVFLPGSSFLEKDGTFTNAERRISRVRKVMEPLGGKADWEGTLALAAALGYPMHYNHPSEIMDEIARLTPTFTGVSYASLDRHGSLQWPCNAAAPDGTPTMHIDEFVRGKGRFMLTGYVPTDEKVNGRYPLLLTTGRILSQYNVGAQTRRTDNVAWHAEDRLEIHPTDAESRGINEGDWVGIGSRAGQTVLRARVTERVAPGVVYTTFHFPESGANVITTDNSDWATNCPEYKVTAVEVSRVYHPSEWQKRYQAFSDEQHRLLDERRRSRGGKAEVRR comes from the coding sequence ATGATCAGTATTTTCGACCCAGCCACAGACATCGACCTCAATGCCGTGGACTTCGGCACCCCGGCCCGCGACAGCCAGGTACAGGTCAGCCTGAACATCGACGGGCGCAGCATCAGCGTGCCCCAGGGCACCTCGGTGATGCGCGCAGCGGCCCTGCTGGGCACCACCATCCCCAAACTCTGCGCCACCGACAGCCTGGAAGCCTTCGGCTCGTGCCGCATGTGCCTGGTGGAAATCGACGGCATGCGCGGCTACCCGGCCTCCTGCACCACCCCGGTCAGCGAAGGCATGGTGGTGCACACGCAAACACCGAAACTGGCGACCCTGCGGCGCAACGTGATGGAGCTGTACATCTCCGACCACCCGCTGGACTGCCTGACCTGCTCGGCCAACGGCAACTGCGAACTGCAGACCGTGGCCGGCCAGGTGGGCCTGCGGGAAGTGCGCTACGGCTATGACGGCGCCAACCACCTGGACGAGCAGAAAGACACCTCCAACCCCTACTTCGACTACGACCCGAGCAAGTGCATCGTCTGCAACCGCTGCGTGCGCGCCTGCGAGGAAACCCAGGGCACCTTCGCCCTGACCATCAGCGGCCGCGGCTTCGAATCCCGGGTCGCGGCGGCCGGTGGCGACAACTTCCTGGACTCCGAATGCGTGTCCTGCGGCGCCTGCGTGCAGGCCTGCCCGACCGCGACCCTGATGGAAAAAAGCGTGGTGCAAATGGGCCAGCCGGAGCGGGCGGTGATCACCACCTGCGCCTATTGCGGGGTCGGCTGCTCGTTCCGCGCCGAGATGAAGGGCGACCAGCTGGTGCGCATGGTTCCGGACAAGAACGGCCAGGCCAACCACGGCCACTCCTGCGTCAAGGGCCGCTTCGCCTGGGGCTACGCCACTCACCCGGATCGCATCACCAAGCCGATGATCCGCAAGCACATCAGCGACCCGTGGCAGGAAGTCAGCTGGGACGAGGCTGTGACCTACGCCGCCAGCGAGCTGCGGCGCATCCAGCTCAAGTACGGCCGCGACTCCATCGGCGGCATCACCTCCAGCCGCTGCACCAACGAAGAAACCTACCTGGTGCAGAAGCTGGTGCGGGCGGCCTTCGGCAACAACAACGTCGACACCTGCGCCCGAGTCTGTCACTCGCCCACCGGCTATGGCCTCAAGCAGACCCTGGGGGAATCCGCCGGGACCCAGAGCTTCGACTCGGTGATGCAGGCCGACGTGATCCTGGTGATGGGCGCCAACCCCAGCGACGCCCACCCGGTGTTCGGTTCCCAGCTCAAACGGCGCCTGCGTGAAGGGGCCAAGCTGATCGTCATCGACCCACGGCGCATCGATCTGGTGGACTCGGTGCACGCCCGCGCCGAGTTGCACCTGGCCCTGCGCCCCGGCACCAACGTGGCCATGCTCAATGCCCTGGCTCACGTGATCGTCACCGAGGGCCTGGTCAACCAGGCGTTCGTCGACGCCCGTTGCGAGCCGGAAGCCTTCGCCCAGTGGAGCGCCTTCGTCAGCCGCGCCGACAACTCGCCGGAAGTGCTGGGCGCCATCTGCGGCGTGCCCGCTGCCGATATCCGCGCCGCCGCGCGCTTGTACGCCACCGGTGGCAATGCGGCGATCTACTACGGCCTGGGCGTCACCGAACACAGCCAGGGCAGCACCGCGGTGATGGGCATCGCCAACCTGGCCATGGCCACCGGCAACATCGGTCGCGAAGGGGTCGGGGTGAACCCGCTGCGGGGGCAGAACAACGTCCAGGGTTCCTGCGACATGGGCTCCTTCCCCCACGAGCTGCCGGGCTACCGGCACATCTCCAACCAGGCGGTGCGCCAGGAGTTCGAGCAGGCCTGGAACGTCACCCTGCAAGCCGACCCCGGCCTGCGCATTCCCAACATGTTCGAAGCGGCCCTGGGCGGCAGCTTCAAGGGCCTGTACTGCCAGGGCGAGGACATCGCCCAGAGCGACCCCAACACCCAGCACGTGACCGCGGCGCTGTCGGCCATGGAATGCGTGGTGGTGCAGGACATCTTCCTCAACGAAACCGCCAAGTTCGCCCACGTGTTCCTACCGGGCTCCTCGTTCCTGGAAAAGGACGGCACCTTCACCAACGCCGAACGGCGCATCTCCCGGGTGCGCAAGGTCATGGAACCCCTGGGCGGCAAGGCCGACTGGGAAGGCACCCTGGCCCTGGCCGCGGCCCTGGGCTACCCGATGCACTACAACCATCCCTCGGAAATCATGGATGAGATCGCCCGCCTGACCCCGACCTTCACCGGCGTCAGCTACGCCAGCCTGGACCGTCATGGCAGCCTGCAATGGCCGTGCAACGCCGCCGCGCCGGACGGCACGCCGACCATGCACATCGACGAGTTCGTGCGCGGCAAGGGGCGCTTCATGCTCACCGGCTACGTGCCCACCGACGAGAAGGTCAACGGCCGCTACCCGCTGCTGCTGACCACCGGCCGCATCCTCAGCCAGTACAACGTCGGCGCCCAGACCCGGCGCACCGACAACGTCGCCTGGCACGCCGAGGACCGCCTGGAAATCCACCCCACCGACGCCGAAAGCCGGGGCATCAACGAAGGCGACTGGGTCGGCATCGGCAGCCGTGCCGGGCAGACCGTGCTGCGCGCCCGGGTCACCGAGCGGGTGGCGCCGGGGGTGGTCTACACCACCTTCCACTTCCCCGAATCGGGGGCCAACGTGATCACCACCGACAACTCCGACTGGGCCACCAACTGTCCGGAGTACAAGGTCACGGCGGTGGAGGTCAGCCGCGTCTACCACCCTTCCGAATGGCAGAAGCGCTACCAGGCATTCAGCGACGAACAGCATCGCCTGCTGGATGAACGCCGGCGCTCCCGGGGCGGCAAGGCGGAGGTGCGCCGATGA
- a CDS encoding c-type cytochrome, giving the protein MKRIALSILTLLLSSTLLTAPAQAGDAEAGAKLFKRLCSGCHNIGPSVRSSFGPQLNGIIDRPAGSATDYQYSTAMKSSGIVWTRDKLIQYLEDPKAVVPGTRMIFWGLSDEEKIDNLLAYLQTFPAP; this is encoded by the coding sequence ATGAAGCGTATCGCCCTCTCGATCCTGACCCTGCTGCTCAGTTCAACGCTGCTCACCGCCCCTGCCCAGGCCGGCGATGCCGAAGCCGGCGCCAAGCTGTTCAAGCGCCTGTGCAGCGGCTGCCACAATATCGGCCCGTCGGTGCGCAGTTCGTTCGGGCCGCAACTCAACGGCATCATCGATCGCCCGGCCGGCAGTGCCACGGACTATCAATACTCAACGGCCATGAAGTCGTCGGGCATTGTCTGGACCCGGGACAAGCTCATCCAGTACCTGGAAGACCCCAAGGCCGTGGTGCCCGGTACGCGGATGATTTTCTGGGGGCTGAGCGATGAGGAAAAAATCGATAATCTGCTGGCCTACCTGCAGACCTTCCCCGCCCCCTAA
- a CDS encoding formate dehydrogenase subunit delta: MSTANLIKMANQIAAYFANEPDQAQAVLSVRNHMQMFWTPGMRQELLAWQTEQQGAELHPLVQQAVRDAGWKA; the protein is encoded by the coding sequence ATGAGCACCGCCAACCTGATCAAGATGGCCAATCAGATCGCCGCGTATTTTGCCAACGAGCCGGATCAGGCTCAGGCGGTGCTCAGCGTGCGCAACCACATGCAGATGTTCTGGACCCCTGGCATGCGCCAGGAACTGCTGGCCTGGCAAACCGAGCAGCAAGGCGCAGAGCTGCATCCATTGGTGCAGCAAGCGGTGCGCGACGCGGGCTGGAAGGCTTAG